A genomic region of Gemmata massiliana contains the following coding sequences:
- a CDS encoding ATP-binding cassette domain-containing protein, protein MIDIRNLSIRQGTFALTDVTLTVPQSQYAVLMGKSGGGKTTILESIAGLRKPQAGTIVLAGRDVTHLRPAARHVGYVPQDGVLFSTMTVRDNIGFALAVRGDTSTDIAKRVGELAEWLEVAHLLDRSPHFLSGGEKQRVALGRALASRPPVLLLDEPLAALDDDTRDHLVSVLARVRDTREVTVLHVTHNRTEAERLADAVFHLKDGAVK, encoded by the coding sequence GTGATCGACATTCGGAACCTATCCATTCGACAGGGCACGTTCGCGCTGACGGACGTGACGCTCACGGTCCCACAGAGTCAGTACGCGGTACTGATGGGCAAGAGCGGGGGCGGCAAAACTACGATCCTCGAATCGATCGCGGGTTTGCGAAAGCCGCAAGCCGGCACAATCGTCCTCGCGGGCCGCGACGTAACACACCTTCGCCCGGCCGCGCGACACGTCGGCTACGTTCCCCAAGACGGTGTGCTCTTTTCGACGATGACGGTGCGCGACAACATCGGGTTCGCACTCGCGGTCCGCGGGGACACTTCGACCGACATCGCGAAACGGGTGGGGGAACTCGCGGAGTGGCTCGAAGTCGCGCACCTACTCGACCGCTCCCCGCACTTTCTGAGCGGCGGCGAAAAGCAGCGCGTGGCACTCGGGCGGGCACTCGCGAGTCGCCCGCCGGTACTGCTACTCGATGAACCGCTCGCGGCCCTCGATGACGACACCCGCGACCACCTCGTTTCGGTGCTGGCTCGCGTGCGCGACACGCGCGAAGTGACCGTGCTCCACGTCACGCACAACCGCACAGAAGCCGAGCGCCTCGCAGACGCGGTGTTTCACTTGAAGGACGGCGCCGT
- a CDS encoding AAA family ATPase, which produces MAEVWQIPGCPEPPDWTVDVAALRELYPWLEPLGECPQDPIFHAEGDVLTHLGMVLTELAALPAFRALPEQDRHIVFAATLLHDISKPECTRIEEDGRVRSPGHAVKGVYKARRILTDDEAFAPHGTPFEIREQILALVRWHGLPANYLDKPDPQRAVILTSLTTRMDLLTILAEADHRGRIVNKPDDTMTRIELFRDFCEECESWSGPRAFANNASRVHYFRTPSEHPTLHLFDDSKCEVTVLSGLPGSGKDTWVSECAGGREVISLDDIRRELDVEPGDNQSAVVAAAYDRAKALLRRGESFVWNATNVSRILRGKVIDLSAAYKARIRVVYLEPPIPLIRSRNTGRTKRVPERVWERLFDKLDVPTLAECHEVEYLVGTK; this is translated from the coding sequence ATGGCTGAGGTGTGGCAAATTCCCGGTTGCCCGGAGCCACCCGATTGGACGGTGGACGTAGCGGCGCTGCGCGAACTGTACCCGTGGCTCGAACCGCTCGGCGAGTGCCCACAAGACCCGATCTTCCACGCGGAAGGCGACGTTCTTACGCACTTGGGTATGGTGCTCACGGAACTCGCCGCGTTGCCGGCGTTTCGCGCACTACCCGAACAGGACCGCCACATCGTCTTCGCCGCGACGTTGCTACACGACATCTCGAAGCCGGAATGCACGCGCATCGAAGAGGACGGTCGCGTGCGCTCGCCCGGGCACGCGGTGAAGGGCGTTTACAAGGCGCGCCGAATCCTCACGGACGATGAAGCGTTCGCGCCGCACGGCACACCGTTCGAGATTCGTGAGCAGATTCTCGCGCTCGTGCGCTGGCACGGGCTACCCGCGAACTACCTCGACAAACCCGATCCGCAGCGCGCCGTGATCCTCACGAGCCTGACGACGCGGATGGACCTGCTCACGATTCTTGCAGAAGCTGACCACCGCGGGCGCATTGTGAACAAGCCCGACGACACAATGACGCGGATCGAGCTGTTCCGCGACTTCTGTGAGGAGTGCGAGTCGTGGAGCGGCCCGCGTGCGTTCGCCAACAATGCCTCGCGGGTCCACTACTTCCGCACGCCCAGTGAGCACCCGACACTTCACCTGTTTGATGACTCGAAGTGTGAAGTGACGGTCCTCAGTGGTTTGCCTGGGAGTGGAAAGGACACTTGGGTGAGCGAATGTGCGGGCGGGCGCGAAGTGATCTCGCTCGACGATATTCGCCGCGAACTCGATGTCGAACCAGGTGACAACCAGAGCGCTGTTGTCGCGGCGGCGTATGATCGGGCCAAAGCACTGTTGCGTCGCGGCGAGTCGTTCGTGTGGAATGCGACAAACGTGTCGCGCATTCTGCGCGGGAAGGTGATCGATCTGAGCGCCGCGTACAAGGCGCGGATTCGTGTGGTGTACTTGGAACCACCGATCCCGCTCATCCGTTCTCGCAATACCGGGCGCACGAAGCGCGTGCCGGAGCGCGTCTGGGAGCGCCTGTTCGACAAGCTGGATGTACCGACGCTGGCGGAGTGCCACGAAGTCGAATATCTGGTGGGCACAAAATAA
- a CDS encoding RNA polymerase sigma factor, translating to MAEPPLTRVTLLTRLRDGRDADAWREFVQLYGPVVYRFARNRGLQDADAADLMQDVLRSVARNAHRMEYDPKRGTFRGWLYTVTRNKIYNFLSSQRNRPRGTGDADAQERLDATPAREEEGPDADWEKEYQRRLSARAMELVRGEFQPNTWAAFWQTAVEGKSAAEVGTELKMSPGAVYVAKSRVLARLRDEVQKIMVEEDAA from the coding sequence ATGGCCGAGCCACCGCTCACTCGCGTCACGCTGCTCACCCGTCTCCGCGACGGGCGCGACGCCGATGCTTGGCGGGAGTTCGTGCAACTCTACGGCCCCGTTGTGTACCGGTTCGCCCGCAACCGCGGCCTCCAGGATGCCGACGCCGCCGATCTCATGCAGGACGTGCTGCGGAGCGTCGCTCGCAACGCCCACCGCATGGAATACGACCCGAAGCGCGGCACCTTTCGTGGGTGGCTGTACACGGTCACGCGGAACAAGATTTACAACTTCTTGAGCAGCCAACGGAATCGTCCCCGTGGGACCGGCGACGCGGATGCGCAGGAGCGCCTCGACGCGACCCCGGCCCGCGAAGAAGAAGGACCGGACGCGGACTGGGAAAAAGAATATCAGCGCCGGCTCAGTGCCCGCGCGATGGAGCTCGTCCGAGGCGAGTTCCAGCCCAACACCTGGGCCGCGTTCTGGCAGACCGCTGTAGAGGGTAAATCGGCTGCTGAAGTCGGGACCGAACTGAAGATGAGTCCCGGGGCCGTGTACGTCGCCAAGAGCCGGGTACTCGCTCGGCTCCGCGACGAAGTGCAAAAAATAATGGTCGAGGAAGACGCTGCTTGA
- a CDS encoding WD40 repeat domain-containing serine/threonine protein kinase, which yields MPINTTTTTECPPLNELERLMRGRCTDARASALCDHVGACAACQKRLDALTGSGSDLTDNLREAEKDTPPSDSSYWRALANAEDELRRTAAFPDNGLGNTPVPQDELDLDFLQPPEKSGRLGKLAQFDVIRVVGRGGMGVVLHAYDPSLDRDVAIKVIDPQLANNEVARQRFCREARAAAAVTHDNLVAVHQVNEDEPSGLPYLVMQLVNGESLEQRIRRAGKLTAGEVARLGMQAAAGLAAAHAGGLIHRDIKPANMLLESPVDRVKLTDFGLARAAEDVKLTRTGFVAGSPLYMAPEQARGDEVDARADLFSLGTVLYEAATGTAPFDAKTPLAVLRRVSDETQMPLMRINRSIPKWLSDAVDKLLQKEPGDRFQTASEVAEVFASGLAEMHLLSPLDVPAEVCAGSRTSSTRAARQPICWKSVGYRAKPWVGGAILGGLTVGLLWGFSGKSAPVVAEQPPSPIVPVASVMPVESGPEPRVVLNGNGGPVWGLTFLDNERLAMGLESGVVKIWDWQKSTVRNTLDQKESNGGNIWSTSLSPDGKYLMTASDDSAVTFWNLRTLSVELSFPESVSTKTAVFSPDGRHLATGNRNSKVRIWDWAGQVPLVELRHRGTVHSLTYNPDGSRLASAGSDGKVRVWDVKDVGVTRDAPIKSPLELTEHRGAVYSVAYNPDGSKLASSGWDGYVRIWDATTGTQLQSIRGHDGDAWSVAFSNCGKWIASAGSDGYVKVWEIETGKEVFAYRGSRPFHVVRFAPDGTTLAAGGRDGTVRVWDLKK from the coding sequence ATGCCAATCAACACCACGACTACCACCGAGTGCCCGCCGCTAAATGAGCTGGAACGGCTCATGCGCGGACGCTGCACCGATGCCCGTGCGTCGGCGCTGTGCGACCACGTTGGTGCGTGCGCCGCGTGCCAGAAGCGCCTCGACGCGCTCACCGGGTCCGGGTCGGACCTTACCGACAACTTGCGGGAAGCGGAGAAAGACACACCGCCCAGCGATTCGTCGTACTGGCGCGCCCTAGCGAACGCGGAAGATGAATTGCGGCGCACGGCCGCGTTCCCGGACAACGGGCTGGGCAATACCCCCGTTCCGCAGGACGAACTGGACCTCGATTTCCTTCAACCGCCCGAAAAATCGGGGCGGCTCGGCAAGCTCGCGCAGTTCGACGTGATCCGCGTGGTCGGGCGCGGGGGGATGGGCGTCGTGCTACACGCCTACGACCCGTCCCTCGACCGCGACGTCGCGATCAAGGTCATCGACCCGCAGCTCGCGAACAACGAGGTCGCGCGCCAGCGGTTCTGCCGCGAGGCCCGGGCCGCTGCCGCCGTGACGCACGACAACCTCGTTGCGGTTCACCAGGTCAACGAGGACGAGCCGTCCGGGTTGCCGTACCTCGTGATGCAACTCGTGAACGGCGAATCGCTGGAGCAGCGCATCCGGCGCGCCGGGAAGCTGACCGCGGGCGAAGTCGCCCGTCTCGGGATGCAGGCCGCGGCCGGGTTAGCCGCCGCACACGCCGGTGGTCTGATTCACCGCGACATCAAACCGGCGAACATGCTGCTGGAATCGCCGGTCGATCGCGTGAAGCTCACCGACTTCGGCCTCGCACGCGCCGCGGAAGACGTGAAGCTTACGCGCACAGGTTTCGTAGCCGGGTCGCCGCTGTACATGGCTCCAGAACAGGCCCGTGGGGACGAAGTGGACGCCCGCGCTGACCTGTTCTCGCTCGGCACGGTGCTCTACGAAGCCGCGACCGGCACCGCGCCGTTCGACGCGAAGACGCCGCTGGCCGTGCTCCGCCGCGTGTCCGACGAAACGCAGATGCCACTGATGCGGATCAACCGGTCGATCCCCAAGTGGCTCTCCGACGCGGTGGACAAACTGCTCCAGAAAGAGCCGGGCGACCGGTTCCAGACCGCGTCCGAAGTGGCCGAAGTGTTCGCGTCCGGTTTAGCCGAGATGCACCTGCTCTCGCCGCTGGACGTGCCGGCGGAAGTGTGCGCCGGGTCGCGGACGTCGTCCACCCGTGCCGCGCGCCAACCGATCTGCTGGAAGTCGGTCGGCTACCGCGCCAAGCCGTGGGTGGGCGGGGCGATTCTCGGTGGATTGACCGTCGGGTTGTTGTGGGGCTTTTCGGGCAAGTCGGCGCCCGTTGTCGCGGAGCAACCACCCTCGCCCATAGTGCCAGTTGCTTCCGTCATGCCGGTGGAATCCGGCCCCGAGCCGCGCGTCGTGCTTAACGGCAACGGCGGGCCGGTGTGGGGCCTCACGTTCCTCGACAATGAACGGCTCGCGATGGGGCTCGAGTCCGGTGTGGTCAAAATCTGGGACTGGCAGAAGTCCACGGTGCGAAACACACTGGATCAGAAAGAGAGCAACGGCGGGAACATCTGGTCGACGTCTTTGTCCCCGGACGGGAAGTACCTGATGACCGCGTCCGACGACTCGGCCGTCACGTTCTGGAACCTCCGAACGCTGTCCGTTGAATTGTCGTTCCCGGAATCGGTTTCGACCAAGACGGCCGTGTTCAGCCCGGACGGTCGGCACCTCGCGACCGGGAACCGGAACTCCAAGGTCCGCATTTGGGACTGGGCGGGTCAGGTTCCGCTCGTCGAACTGCGTCACCGCGGAACGGTTCACTCGCTGACATACAACCCGGACGGGTCGCGGCTCGCGAGTGCCGGGTCCGACGGTAAGGTTCGCGTGTGGGACGTGAAGGACGTCGGGGTGACGCGCGACGCGCCAATCAAGTCGCCACTGGAACTGACCGAGCACCGGGGGGCGGTCTACTCGGTCGCGTACAACCCGGACGGGTCGAAGCTCGCCAGTTCGGGTTGGGACGGGTACGTCCGGATCTGGGACGCGACCACCGGGACACAGCTCCAGTCCATCAGGGGGCACGACGGTGACGCCTGGTCGGTGGCCTTCAGCAACTGCGGGAAGTGGATCGCAAGTGCCGGGTCCGACGGGTACGTAAAGGTGTGGGAAATCGAAACAGGTAAGGAAGTGTTCGCGTACCGTGGGTCGCGGCCTTTTCATGTAGTTCGGTTCGCACCGGACGGCACCACGCTCGCGGCCGGCGGGCGCGACGGCACCGTTCGCGTGTGGGATCTCAAGAAGTAA
- a CDS encoding SDR family NAD(P)-dependent oxidoreductase produces MAGAFAGKVALVTGASSGIGWELAKQLAGEGATVGVVARRVEPLNELVSQITAAKGRALAVPADVGQREQIEATFARVRAELGPIDLVIANAGVGRPTLLDPVNMGDVEDTFRINLMGVIYTVSAAIPEMLARKSGHLVAVSSLASYRGLPAESAYCASKAAVNIYMDGLRMHLRGTGVRTTTICPGFIKTPMTATNKFHMPQLMEADYAARKMIRAIRAGKKVYNFPRGLHFLIKLSRWLPDSVMIRVMGDYDSEAKQAVADRQK; encoded by the coding sequence ATGGCGGGAGCATTCGCAGGGAAGGTGGCGCTCGTAACCGGGGCGTCGAGCGGCATCGGTTGGGAACTGGCGAAGCAACTCGCGGGGGAGGGTGCCACGGTCGGCGTTGTCGCCCGCCGAGTGGAACCGCTGAACGAACTCGTATCGCAAATCACCGCCGCGAAAGGACGCGCGCTGGCAGTGCCCGCGGATGTGGGCCAACGCGAACAGATCGAAGCGACGTTCGCCCGCGTGCGCGCGGAACTCGGCCCCATCGACCTCGTCATCGCGAACGCGGGCGTCGGGCGCCCGACGCTTCTCGACCCGGTGAATATGGGCGACGTGGAGGACACGTTCCGCATCAATCTGATGGGCGTGATCTACACCGTCTCCGCTGCGATCCCGGAGATGCTCGCGCGCAAAAGCGGGCACCTCGTCGCGGTGTCCAGCTTGGCCTCGTACCGCGGGCTGCCGGCCGAGTCCGCGTACTGCGCGAGCAAAGCCGCCGTGAACATCTACATGGACGGGCTGCGGATGCACCTGCGCGGCACCGGCGTGCGGACCACGACCATCTGCCCCGGGTTCATCAAGACCCCGATGACCGCGACGAACAAATTCCACATGCCGCAACTAATGGAAGCCGACTACGCGGCGCGAAAGATGATCCGGGCGATTCGGGCCGGCAAGAAGGTGTACAACTTCCCCCGCGGGCTGCACTTCCTCATCAAACTAAGCCGCTGGCTGCCCGACAGCGTGATGATCCGGGTCATGGGCGACTACGACAGCGAAGCCAAACAAGCCGTCGCGGACCGGCAAAAATAG